In a genomic window of Aeromonas veronii:
- the coaD gene encoding pantetheine-phosphate adenylyltransferase yields MTTRVIYPGTFDPVTNGHADLIGRAAKLFDEVVVGVANSPSKRPLFDLAERVQLVQQVTSQLPNVKVVGFSGLLVDFAKEHQANVLIRGLRAVSDFEYEFQLANMNRRLMPELESVFLTPAEENSFISSTLVKEVALHGGDIRQFVDPLVAQAIAAKQKG; encoded by the coding sequence ATGACTACCAGGGTGATTTATCCCGGGACGTTTGATCCCGTTACCAATGGCCACGCCGATCTCATCGGCCGCGCCGCCAAGCTGTTTGACGAGGTGGTGGTCGGGGTCGCCAACAGCCCGAGCAAGCGCCCGCTGTTCGATCTGGCAGAACGTGTCCAGCTTGTCCAGCAAGTGACCAGCCAGCTTCCCAACGTCAAGGTGGTGGGCTTCTCTGGCCTGCTGGTCGATTTCGCCAAAGAGCATCAGGCCAACGTGCTGATCCGCGGCCTGCGCGCCGTCTCCGACTTCGAGTACGAGTTCCAGCTGGCCAACATGAACCGCCGCCTGATGCCGGAGCTGGAAAGCGTCTTCCTCACCCCGGCGGAGGAGAACTCCTTTATCTCCTCCACCCTGGTGAAAGAGGTGGCGCTGCACGGTGGCGATATCCGCCAGTTTGTCGACCCCTTAGTGGCACAGGCCATCGCCGCCAAGCAGAAAGGGTGA
- a CDS encoding chorismate lyase, with amino-acid sequence MKSELTVPLTPLSGWLAPECCELPASLRPWLLESGSMTRRLRQHNRHFSVEWLGNHPVALTADEQWLVDSASPAGTCREVILHGDRGPAVLGWTLFADGALQGSGIAELGEQPLGERVFGHEPARRDHLQLARFDIATNPRCPAATVWGRRSRLFLGQWPLLVHELFLPSLVCDKELE; translated from the coding sequence GTGAAGTCCGAGTTGACTGTTCCCCTCACGCCGTTAAGCGGGTGGTTGGCCCCCGAATGTTGCGAGTTGCCCGCCAGCTTGCGCCCCTGGCTGCTGGAGTCCGGTTCCATGACCCGGCGTCTGCGCCAGCACAATCGCCACTTCTCGGTGGAGTGGCTGGGCAATCACCCGGTCGCCCTCACTGCCGATGAGCAGTGGCTGGTGGACTCGGCCTCCCCGGCCGGTACCTGCCGCGAGGTGATCCTGCACGGGGATCGTGGGCCCGCCGTGCTGGGCTGGACCCTGTTTGCCGATGGTGCGCTGCAAGGGAGCGGCATTGCCGAGCTGGGCGAGCAGCCACTGGGTGAGCGGGTTTTTGGCCATGAGCCTGCCCGCCGAGACCATCTGCAACTGGCTCGTTTCGATATTGCCACCAATCCCCGTTGCCCGGCCGCCACTGTCTGGGGGCGTCGTTCCCGTCTGTTTCTGGGGCAGTGGCCACTGCTGGTGCACGAGCTGTTTCTGCCCTCTCTCGTCTGTGACAAGGAGCTGGAGTGA
- the fliL gene encoding flagellar basal body-associated protein FliL — MKIFKILLVLLLSCGALQQQALAEDKPPAEGAAKPGFSYHALDPDIITNYLSNGKTLGYIRVTVELMAENEADLKLLEQHDPLIRDAIIRLMGSKNADQVKSLTNREELRKECETTVNELLVKETGKKAVRELIFTKFLYQ, encoded by the coding sequence ATGAAGATCTTCAAAATTCTGCTGGTGTTGTTACTGAGCTGTGGCGCCCTGCAGCAGCAAGCGCTGGCTGAAGATAAGCCGCCCGCCGAGGGTGCCGCCAAGCCGGGCTTCTCCTACCACGCGCTCGATCCCGACATCATCACCAACTATCTGAGCAATGGCAAAACCCTCGGCTATATCCGGGTCACGGTGGAGCTGATGGCAGAGAACGAGGCCGATCTCAAGCTGCTGGAGCAACATGACCCGCTGATCCGCGATGCCATCATCCGTCTGATGGGCAGCAAAAATGCCGATCAAGTGAAGTCCCTGACCAACAGAGAAGAGCTGCGCAAGGAGTGTGAGACAACCGTCAACGAACTGCTGGTGAAAGAGACCGGCAAGAAAGCGGTGCGCGAACTCATCTTCACCAAGTTCCTCTACCAGTAA
- the waaF gene encoding lipopolysaccharide heptosyltransferase II, whose translation MKILVIGPSWVGDMVMSQSLYKAIKANHPECELHVMAPAWCCALLERMPEVDKAITMPLGHGDFKLVARRRLGKQLAAEQYDQAIVQPNSMKSALIPWFARIPVRTGWKGESRYGLLNDLRSNKSAFPLMVEGYLALAYPKEQMKSRADIPTIPHPALHVDLINQSKALERLGLDRARPVLVLCPGAEFGPAKRWPEGHYAVVAQQHLDEGWQVWIFGSNKDVPVANTIRDRVNLLTRPNCHVLAGKTSLHEAIDLMALASRVISNDSGLMHIAAALNRPLVGVYGSTSPLYTPPLADRVEIVHTDIECRPCFKRTCKFGHLKCLIDLPPEQVVDACNKLEQSQ comes from the coding sequence ATGAAAATATTGGTGATCGGCCCCTCCTGGGTCGGCGATATGGTGATGTCCCAGAGCCTCTACAAGGCGATCAAGGCCAACCATCCCGAATGTGAGCTGCACGTGATGGCCCCCGCCTGGTGCTGCGCCCTGCTGGAGCGGATGCCGGAGGTGGACAAGGCGATCACCATGCCCCTTGGCCATGGTGACTTCAAGCTGGTGGCGCGCCGCCGCCTCGGCAAGCAGCTGGCGGCCGAGCAGTACGATCAGGCCATAGTACAGCCCAACTCCATGAAGTCGGCGCTGATCCCCTGGTTTGCCCGCATTCCGGTGCGTACCGGCTGGAAGGGCGAGAGCCGCTACGGTCTGCTCAACGACCTGCGCAGCAACAAGTCCGCCTTCCCGCTGATGGTGGAGGGCTATCTGGCGCTCGCCTATCCCAAGGAGCAGATGAAGAGCCGGGCCGATATCCCGACCATTCCGCATCCGGCGCTCCACGTCGATCTGATCAACCAGAGCAAGGCGCTGGAGCGGCTGGGGCTGGATCGCGCCCGTCCGGTGCTGGTGCTCTGCCCCGGTGCCGAGTTTGGCCCGGCCAAGCGCTGGCCGGAGGGGCACTACGCCGTGGTGGCCCAGCAGCATCTGGACGAGGGGTGGCAGGTGTGGATCTTCGGCTCCAACAAGGATGTGCCGGTGGCCAATACCATCCGGGATCGGGTCAACCTGCTGACCCGCCCCAACTGCCACGTGCTGGCGGGCAAGACCAGCCTGCACGAGGCGATCGATCTGATGGCGCTGGCCAGCCGGGTCATCTCCAATGACTCCGGTCTGATGCACATCGCCGCCGCCCTCAATCGTCCGCTGGTGGGGGTCTATGGCTCAACCTCGCCGCTCTACACCCCGCCGCTGGCGGATCGGGTCGAGATCGTCCACACCGATATCGAGTGCCGCCCCTGCTTCAAGCGCACCTGCAAGTTCGGTCATCTCAAGTGCCTGATCGACTTGCCGCCGGAGCAGGTGGTCGATGCCTGCAACAAGCTGGAGCAGAGCCAGTAA
- a CDS encoding glycosyltransferase family 2 protein has translation MKKPTLAAVLIVKNEADNLRKCLASLDGLVDEIVILDSGSQDETPAIAAEFGARFFVNAKWPGFGKQRRLAQSHVQSDWVLWLDADERLTPELKTAIANVMANPASDTIYSIPRLSWVFGRFIRHSGWYPDRVLRLYPKALTGYNEALVHEKVEVRANMKIVNIHGDLLHFTYRDLEHYLVKSAGYARAWADQRTARGKKGSLSQGLIHAVGCFLKMYLLKAGFLDGKQGLLLAILSAHSTFVKYADLWVRQQPQQPE, from the coding sequence GTGAAAAAACCAACTCTGGCTGCCGTTCTGATCGTCAAGAATGAAGCCGACAACCTGCGCAAGTGCCTCGCCTCCCTCGACGGACTGGTGGACGAGATCGTCATTCTGGACTCCGGCAGTCAGGACGAGACCCCGGCCATTGCCGCCGAATTTGGCGCCCGCTTCTTCGTCAACGCCAAGTGGCCGGGCTTTGGCAAGCAGCGCCGGCTGGCCCAGTCCCATGTGCAGTCCGACTGGGTACTGTGGCTGGATGCCGACGAGCGGCTCACCCCCGAGCTGAAAACCGCCATCGCCAACGTGATGGCCAATCCGGCCAGCGATACCATCTACTCGATCCCGCGCCTCTCCTGGGTCTTTGGCCGCTTTATCCGCCACAGCGGCTGGTATCCGGATCGGGTGCTGCGTCTCTATCCCAAGGCGCTCACCGGCTACAACGAGGCGCTGGTGCACGAAAAGGTAGAAGTACGGGCCAACATGAAGATCGTCAATATTCATGGCGACCTGCTCCACTTCACCTATCGGGACCTGGAGCACTATCTGGTGAAATCCGCCGGTTATGCCCGTGCCTGGGCCGATCAGCGCACCGCCCGCGGCAAGAAGGGCTCCCTCAGTCAGGGGCTGATCCATGCGGTCGGCTGCTTCCTCAAGATGTACTTGCTCAAAGCGGGCTTCCTCGACGGCAAGCAGGGGCTGCTGCTGGCGATCCTCTCCGCCCACTCCACCTTCGTCAAATACGCCGACCTCTGGGTGCGCCAGCAGCCGCAGCAGCCGGAATAA
- the rpmG gene encoding 50S ribosomal protein L33, with translation MAKGIREKIRLNSSAGTGHFYTTTKNKRTMPEKMEIKKFDPVVRQHVIYKEGKIK, from the coding sequence ATGGCTAAAGGTATTCGCGAGAAAATTCGCCTGAACTCCAGCGCCGGTACTGGTCACTTCTATACCACTACCAAAAACAAGCGCACCATGCCCGAAAAAATGGAGATCAAAAAGTTTGATCCCGTTGTTCGTCAGCATGTGATCTACAAGGAAGGCAAAATCAAGTAA
- a CDS encoding glycosyltransferase family 9 protein, with protein MKRILVVRNDKIGDFMLAWPSFAMLKGSMECHVTALVPAYTAPLARLCPWIDEVIIDPGVRADKEQQRALLARIKAAAFDASICLFSNSRNAMLVWKAHIPYRLAPATKLAQVLYNQRLVQRRSRSQKPESEYNLELIRRFLADQQVAVVEPKTPFLQFDDETLRQVREQLALKLKLDASRPWLMVHAGSGGSANNLSIEQYARIIIKLNQACPELQCVLTAGPGEEKMAEQLAAELLAHGGNGWIYRSSDGLPMFCQVLANAALFIAGSTGPLHIAGALDVPTIGFFPMRRSATPLRWKPLNSEGRHLAFSPPEDSDHPEDMSQLDPKTMVPVMARWAAPFWQK; from the coding sequence ATGAAACGTATTCTGGTCGTTCGCAATGACAAGATTGGTGACTTCATGCTGGCGTGGCCTAGCTTCGCCATGCTCAAAGGCTCCATGGAGTGTCATGTGACTGCCCTGGTTCCGGCCTACACGGCGCCGCTGGCCCGGCTCTGCCCCTGGATTGACGAGGTGATCATCGATCCGGGTGTGCGGGCCGACAAGGAGCAACAGCGAGCGCTGCTGGCGCGGATCAAGGCGGCAGCGTTCGATGCGTCCATCTGCCTCTTCTCCAACTCCCGCAACGCCATGCTGGTGTGGAAGGCACACATCCCTTACCGGCTGGCCCCGGCGACCAAGCTGGCGCAGGTGCTCTACAACCAGCGGCTGGTGCAGCGTCGCTCCCGCTCCCAGAAGCCGGAGTCCGAGTACAACCTGGAGCTGATCCGCCGCTTCCTGGCCGATCAGCAGGTGGCCGTGGTGGAGCCCAAGACCCCCTTCCTGCAGTTCGATGACGAGACCCTGCGACAGGTGCGCGAGCAGCTGGCACTCAAGCTCAAGCTCGATGCCAGCCGCCCCTGGCTGATGGTGCATGCCGGTAGCGGCGGTTCGGCCAACAACCTCTCCATCGAGCAGTACGCCCGCATCATTATCAAGCTAAACCAAGCCTGCCCCGAACTGCAGTGTGTGCTGACCGCTGGCCCGGGCGAGGAGAAGATGGCCGAACAGCTGGCGGCCGAGCTGCTGGCCCACGGCGGCAACGGCTGGATCTACCGCTCCAGCGACGGTCTGCCGATGTTCTGTCAGGTGCTGGCCAACGCAGCCCTGTTTATCGCCGGCAGTACCGGCCCGCTCCATATTGCCGGCGCGCTCGATGTGCCGACCATCGGTTTCTTCCCGATGCGCCGCTCCGCCACTCCGCTGCGCTGGAAGCCTCTCAACAGCGAAGGGCGTCACCTCGCCTTCAGCCCGCCCGAGGATAGCGACCATCCGGAGGATATGAGCCAGCTCGATCCCAAGACCATGGTGCCGGTGATGGCCCGCTGGGCGGCGCCTTTCTGGCAGAAGTAA
- the ubiA gene encoding 4-hydroxybenzoate octaprenyltransferase: MNLLTKERGLAYMQLARVDKPIGTLLLLWPTLWALWLAAGGLPNIWVLTVFVVGVFLMRSAGCVINDYADRNFDGHVKRTAGRPLPTGRVKPWEVLALFFVLALISFALVLTMNPLTIGLSFVGLLLAVSYPFMKRFISNPQLVLGMAFSWSIPMAYAAQADALPLVAWLLFFANLLWTVAYDTQYAMVDRDDDLKLGLKSSAILFGRHDKRIIGALQLSALLLLLAVGQLMTLGDWYYWGLLGAAVLFVYQQRLIRERQREACFQAFLNNNYVGALVFAGLVLDYLLA, from the coding sequence GTGAATCTGTTAACCAAGGAGCGGGGACTGGCGTACATGCAGTTGGCCCGCGTCGATAAACCCATAGGCACTCTGCTGCTGCTGTGGCCGACTCTCTGGGCGCTCTGGCTGGCCGCCGGTGGCCTGCCCAATATCTGGGTGCTGACCGTGTTTGTGGTCGGGGTCTTTCTGATGCGCTCGGCAGGGTGCGTGATCAACGACTATGCGGATCGCAACTTCGATGGCCACGTCAAACGCACCGCTGGCCGCCCCTTGCCCACGGGCAGAGTCAAACCGTGGGAGGTGCTGGCGCTCTTCTTCGTATTGGCGCTTATCTCGTTTGCGCTGGTGCTGACCATGAATCCGCTCACCATCGGTCTATCGTTTGTCGGCCTGCTGCTGGCGGTGAGCTACCCCTTTATGAAGCGCTTTATCTCCAACCCCCAGCTGGTGCTCGGGATGGCCTTCTCCTGGTCGATCCCGATGGCCTATGCGGCGCAGGCGGATGCCCTGCCGCTGGTTGCCTGGCTGCTCTTCTTCGCCAACCTGCTCTGGACCGTGGCTTACGATACCCAGTACGCCATGGTGGATCGGGATGATGACCTCAAACTCGGCCTCAAATCCAGCGCCATCCTGTTTGGCCGTCATGACAAGCGGATCATCGGCGCACTGCAACTCTCGGCACTGCTGCTGTTGCTGGCGGTCGGGCAGCTGATGACGCTGGGTGACTGGTATTACTGGGGTTTGCTGGGGGCGGCGGTGCTGTTTGTCTATCAGCAGCGGCTCATTCGCGAGCGACAGCGGGAAGCCTGCTTCCAGGCGTTTCTCAACAACAACTATGTGGGGGCACTGGTGTTTGCCGGTCTGGTGCTCGACTACCTGCTGGCGTGA
- the waaA gene encoding lipid IV(A) 3-deoxy-D-manno-octulosonic acid transferase, giving the protein MPYRLLYNLLIHLGLPLALLALYKPKKGKPGFGERWAEHLGRLPATGQEAPLWIHAVSVGETLAITPLIRALKAERPDLPILLTTTTRTGADQAAKLGDLVMHRYAPLDYPWAVAAFLDTFKPRALWVMETELWPNWLAACEARHLPVTIINARLSERSCQRYARFHGAFDALSRPLTHLLCQHQDDADRFARLGIGRERLAVTGSIKFDIQFGDEVQAKGRALRQQLGADRPVWIAASTHQGEDELVLAAFDLLLKRQPAALLILVPRHPERFDRVAELCAPYGCVRRTDGAAVSAEDKAYLGDTMGELPLMLAAADVAFVGGSLVKIGGHNLLEPAALGKPCLTGPAYFNFSDITRQLVAQGGAAIVADAAELGEQVSQLFADGNARREMGEQARAVVLRNQGALARTLSHCLTALEND; this is encoded by the coding sequence ATGCCCTACCGTCTGCTCTACAACCTGCTGATCCATCTGGGATTGCCGCTGGCGCTGCTGGCGCTCTACAAGCCGAAAAAGGGCAAGCCCGGCTTTGGCGAGCGCTGGGCCGAGCATCTCGGGCGGTTGCCTGCCACCGGACAGGAGGCGCCGCTGTGGATCCATGCGGTGAGCGTGGGAGAGACGCTGGCCATCACGCCGCTCATTCGTGCCCTCAAGGCGGAGCGGCCCGATCTGCCGATCCTGCTCACCACCACCACCCGCACCGGCGCCGATCAGGCGGCCAAGCTGGGGGATTTGGTGATGCATCGCTACGCGCCGCTCGACTACCCCTGGGCCGTTGCGGCCTTTCTCGATACCTTCAAGCCGCGTGCGCTCTGGGTGATGGAGACCGAGCTGTGGCCAAACTGGCTGGCCGCCTGCGAGGCGCGCCACCTGCCGGTGACCATCATCAATGCCCGTCTTTCCGAGCGATCCTGCCAGCGCTATGCTCGTTTCCACGGTGCTTTCGACGCCCTGAGCCGACCGCTGACCCATCTGCTCTGCCAGCATCAGGATGATGCCGACCGCTTCGCCCGTCTCGGCATCGGCCGCGAGCGGCTGGCGGTGACCGGCTCCATCAAGTTCGATATCCAGTTTGGTGACGAGGTGCAGGCCAAAGGGCGCGCCCTGCGTCAGCAGTTGGGGGCGGATCGGCCGGTCTGGATCGCCGCCAGCACCCATCAGGGTGAGGACGAGCTGGTGCTGGCCGCCTTCGATCTGCTGCTCAAGCGTCAGCCCGCTGCACTGCTCATTCTGGTGCCGCGCCACCCCGAGCGGTTCGACCGGGTGGCCGAGCTGTGTGCCCCTTACGGCTGCGTGCGGCGCACTGATGGTGCTGCGGTGAGTGCGGAGGATAAGGCCTATCTCGGCGATACCATGGGCGAGCTGCCGCTGATGCTGGCGGCGGCCGATGTGGCCTTCGTTGGCGGCAGTCTGGTGAAGATCGGCGGTCACAACCTGCTGGAGCCGGCAGCGCTCGGCAAGCCCTGTCTGACCGGCCCCGCCTACTTCAACTTCAGCGACATCACCCGCCAGTTGGTGGCTCAGGGGGGCGCCGCCATCGTGGCCGATGCCGCCGAGCTGGGCGAGCAGGTGAGCCAGCTGTTTGCCGACGGCAACGCCCGCCGCGAGATGGGGGAGCAGGCCCGCGCCGTGGTGCTGCGCAATCAGGGCGCGTTGGCCCGCACCCTCTCTCACTGCCTCACCGCGCTGGAGAACGACTGA
- the rpmB gene encoding 50S ribosomal protein L28 codes for MSRVCQVTGKRPAVGNNRSHANNATKRRFLPNLHTHRFWVESEKRFVSLRVSAKGMRIIDKRGVEVVLAELRASGVKV; via the coding sequence ATGTCTAGAGTATGCCAAGTAACCGGCAAGCGCCCGGCAGTTGGTAACAACCGTTCGCACGCTAACAACGCTACCAAGCGTCGTTTCCTGCCGAACCTGCACACTCACCGTTTCTGGGTTGAGAGTGAAAAACGCTTCGTAAGCCTGCGCGTATCCGCAAAAGGCATGCGTATCATCGACAAGCGTGGCGTTGAAGTGGTTCTGGCTGAACTGCGCGCCAGCGGTGTTAAGGTATAA
- the mutM gene encoding bifunctional DNA-formamidopyrimidine glycosylase/DNA-(apurinic or apyrimidinic site) lyase → MPELPEVEVSRQGISPWLTGIKVTRVVVRDGRLRWPIPGEIQELVDLTIHRVRRRAKYLLLETDFGTAILHLGMSGSLRVLDIGTPAEKHDHVDIELENGKLLRLNDPRRFGALLWTREPAEAHALLAKLGPEPLTDAFNADYLQGRAKGRSTAIKQFLMDNQVVVGVGNIYANEALYAAGIHPKRAAGNISAERLGTLVAEIKRVLAEAIRQGGTTLKDFTSADGKPGYFVQQLQVYGRGGQPCFHCHTLLTEIRMGQRTTVFCSHCQR, encoded by the coding sequence ATGCCTGAATTGCCAGAAGTTGAAGTCAGTCGTCAGGGCATCTCCCCCTGGCTTACCGGTATCAAGGTGACGCGCGTGGTGGTGCGGGATGGCCGCCTGCGCTGGCCGATCCCCGGTGAAATTCAGGAGCTGGTGGATCTCACCATCCATCGGGTGCGTCGCCGCGCCAAATACCTGCTGCTGGAGACCGATTTCGGCACCGCCATCCTTCATCTTGGGATGTCCGGCAGCCTGCGGGTGCTGGATATCGGCACGCCGGCCGAGAAGCACGACCACGTGGATATCGAGCTGGAGAATGGCAAGCTGCTGCGGCTCAACGACCCGCGCCGCTTCGGTGCCCTGCTGTGGACCCGTGAACCGGCCGAAGCCCATGCGCTGCTCGCCAAGCTGGGGCCCGAGCCGCTCACCGATGCCTTCAATGCCGATTACCTGCAGGGGCGCGCCAAGGGGCGCAGCACCGCCATCAAGCAGTTCCTGATGGACAATCAGGTGGTGGTCGGGGTGGGCAACATCTACGCCAACGAGGCGCTCTATGCCGCCGGTATTCACCCCAAGCGGGCGGCGGGCAATATCAGTGCCGAGCGGCTGGGAACCCTGGTGGCCGAGATCAAGCGAGTATTGGCCGAGGCGATTCGCCAGGGTGGCACTACCCTCAAGGATTTCACCAGTGCCGATGGCAAGCCGGGCTATTTCGTGCAGCAGTTGCAGGTCTATGGCCGGGGCGGTCAGCCCTGTTTCCACTGTCACACCCTGCTGACCGAAATCAGAATGGGGCAGCGCACCACGGTTTTTTGCAGCCATTGCCAGCGCTGA
- the radC gene encoding DNA repair protein RadC has translation MSIKEWPEDERPREKLLRQGPAALSDAELLAIFLRTGVNGLSAVDLSRNLLNQFGSLRSLLGADQQAFCEAHGLGPAKYAQLQAVLEMARRHLAEQLQRGDALTSPQLTRDYLQAQLRDRPREVFALLLLDNQHRVIQFVELFFGTIDSASVWPREIVQIALKHNAAAVILAHNHPSGVAEPSRADRQITDRITAALALIDIRVLDHLVIGDGITVSFAERGWL, from the coding sequence ATGAGCATCAAAGAGTGGCCGGAAGATGAACGACCCAGAGAGAAGCTGCTGCGTCAGGGGCCCGCTGCGCTTTCCGATGCCGAGCTGCTCGCCATCTTTCTGCGCACTGGCGTCAATGGCCTGAGTGCGGTGGATCTATCACGCAACTTGTTGAATCAATTCGGCTCTTTGCGCAGCTTGCTGGGGGCGGATCAGCAAGCATTCTGCGAGGCGCATGGCCTTGGCCCGGCCAAATATGCCCAGTTGCAGGCGGTGCTGGAGATGGCCAGACGCCATCTGGCCGAGCAACTGCAACGGGGCGATGCGCTCACTTCACCCCAGCTGACCCGGGACTATCTGCAGGCCCAACTGCGGGATCGGCCGAGGGAAGTGTTTGCCCTGCTGTTGCTCGACAATCAGCACAGAGTCATTCAATTTGTTGAGCTTTTTTTCGGCACCATCGATTCGGCAAGCGTCTGGCCAAGAGAAATCGTGCAGATCGCACTCAAACATAATGCAGCCGCTGTGATTCTGGCGCATAATCACCCGTCCGGCGTCGCCGAGCCCAGTAGGGCCGACCGCCAGATCACGGATCGGATCACGGCCGCTTTGGCCCTGATCGATATCAGAGTGCTGGATCACTTGGTGATCGGTGACGGCATCACGGTTTCTTTTGCCGAGCGCGGTTGGTTATGA
- a CDS encoding oxidoreductase: MFKALLLENQDGKTVPTLTRLAESQLPEGEVRVAVSYSSINYKDGLAITGKGKIVRQWPLVPGIDFAGTVLESADSRYQPGDKVVLTGWGVGEGHWGGMAEQARVKGDWLVPLPAGLDERQAMCIGTAGLTAMLCVLALEEAGITPASGEVLVTGAAGGVGSTSVALLAALGYQVAALTGRPEEQGAMLTALGASRIVPRSELLVPAKPLEKQLWAGAIDTVGSQVLAKLLAQMNYGGAVAACGLAGGFDLPTSVMPFILRNVRLQGVDSVMCPFERRQLAWQRLARDLPASFFTQAVTEIGLEQVVEAAEAITLGQIAGRTLVKL; this comes from the coding sequence ATGTTCAAGGCTCTGTTACTGGAAAACCAAGACGGCAAGACTGTTCCGACTCTGACCCGGCTGGCCGAGAGCCAGTTGCCGGAGGGAGAGGTGCGGGTGGCGGTGAGCTACAGCTCCATCAACTACAAGGATGGGCTGGCCATCACCGGCAAGGGCAAGATCGTGCGCCAGTGGCCGCTGGTGCCCGGCATCGACTTCGCCGGTACCGTGCTCGAATCTGCCGACAGCCGCTATCAGCCCGGTGACAAGGTGGTGCTGACCGGTTGGGGCGTGGGCGAAGGTCACTGGGGCGGCATGGCCGAACAGGCGCGGGTCAAGGGGGACTGGCTGGTGCCCTTGCCCGCTGGGCTGGATGAGCGACAGGCCATGTGCATCGGTACCGCCGGTCTCACCGCCATGCTCTGCGTACTGGCGCTGGAAGAGGCGGGTATTACTCCCGCAAGTGGCGAGGTGCTGGTCACCGGCGCGGCAGGCGGTGTGGGCTCCACCTCGGTTGCCCTGCTGGCAGCCCTTGGCTATCAGGTGGCGGCGCTGACCGGTCGTCCCGAAGAACAGGGCGCCATGCTGACTGCGCTGGGTGCCAGCCGTATCGTGCCGCGCAGCGAACTGCTGGTGCCGGCCAAGCCGCTAGAGAAGCAGCTGTGGGCCGGTGCCATCGACACCGTTGGCAGTCAGGTGCTGGCCAAGTTGCTGGCCCAGATGAACTATGGCGGCGCCGTGGCGGCCTGCGGGCTGGCGGGGGGCTTCGATCTGCCGACCAGCGTGATGCCTTTTATCCTGCGCAATGTGCGACTGCAGGGGGTCGATTCGGTGATGTGCCCATTTGAACGTCGTCAACTGGCGTGGCAGCGACTGGCGCGGGATCTGCCCGCCAGCTTCTTCACTCAGGCCGTCACCGAGATCGGGCTGGAGCAGGTAGTGGAGGCCGCCGAGGCCATCACGCTGGGCCAGATCGCCGGCCGGACTCTGGTTAAACTTTGA
- a CDS encoding DUF2799 domain-containing protein, giving the protein MRLTIILLAALLGGCVSNDDPCEKVWSEVGEADGKLGFTTERVEFHRGQCGKKMDAELWKQGHQKGLAWYCRPEHLYLAGRSGSEYRGVCPNDSQARRLFEQGRQGWTDQ; this is encoded by the coding sequence ATGCGACTCACCATCATATTGTTGGCTGCCCTGCTGGGTGGCTGTGTCTCCAACGATGATCCCTGCGAGAAGGTGTGGAGTGAGGTGGGGGAGGCGGATGGCAAGCTGGGCTTCACTACCGAGCGGGTCGAGTTCCATCGGGGCCAGTGTGGCAAAAAGATGGATGCAGAACTGTGGAAGCAGGGGCATCAGAAGGGGTTGGCATGGTATTGCCGCCCCGAGCATCTCTATCTGGCTGGCCGCTCAGGCAGCGAATATCGTGGCGTCTGCCCGAACGATAGCCAGGCGCGCAGATTGTTCGAGCAGGGGCGTCAGGGTTGGACCGATCAATGA